In a single window of the Cucumis melo cultivar AY chromosome 11, USDA_Cmelo_AY_1.0, whole genome shotgun sequence genome:
- the LOC103501951 gene encoding CASP-like protein 5A2 has translation MNGSHGSVHPVEEIPTTDVGDAAPVIRMKDIEGMPGTRGGLALRCIQLGFAVAAFSVMAASRDFPSVSAFSYLVAAASLQGLWSFALAIIDIYALLVKRTLQNRPIVSFFAVGDGITTTLTFAAACACAGITVLIDNDLDLCSVNKCAQLQSATAMAFLCWFTTLPSFFFNYWSLASR, from the exons ATGAACGGGAGCCATGGGTCAGTTCATCCGGTGGAGGAAATTCCGACGACCGATGTCGGAGACGCCGCACCGGTAATCAGAATGAAGGACATAGAAGGCATGCCCGGCACTCGCGGTGGTCTAGCTCTTCGTTGCATCCAATTAGGGTTCGCCGTTGCTGCTTTTTCAGTCATGGCCGCCTCCCGCGACTTTCCTTCTGTTTCTGCATTTAG CTACCTTGTCGCAGCTGCCAGTTTACAGGGCCTATGGAGTTTTGCCCTAGCAATTATCGACATTTACGCTCTGTTAGTGAAACGAACCTTGCAAAATCGCCCAATTGTTAGCTTTTTTGCTGTAGGCGATGGG ATCACTACCACCCTCACATTTGCTGCAGCATGTGCTTGTGCAGGCATCACAGTTCTAATAGACAATGACCTTGACCTTTGTTCTGTGAATAAATGTGCACAGCTTCAATCTGCAACTGCAATGGCATTCCTTTGCTGGTTCACTACATTGCCTTCCTTTTTCTTCAACTACTGGTCACTCGCGTCGCGATAG